From Thermostichus vulcanus str. 'Rupite', a single genomic window includes:
- a CDS encoding pyridoxamine 5'-phosphate oxidase family protein, translated as MAKVHDSITPALQQFIAAQHIFPAHLFVATAPLAAHGHVNLSPKGLQSFRLLSPQQVAYLDVTGSGNETSAHLLENQRITLMFCAFEDPPCILRLYGRGRVILPASPDWQRVIPQFEELPGTRQIILVDVERVQTSCGMEVPLYAFQGQRQSLLDWAVNQGEAGIQAYQQRKNQLSIDGLPTPLSLHQP; from the coding sequence ATGGCCAAAGTCCATGACTCGATCACCCCTGCTTTGCAACAGTTCATCGCCGCCCAGCACATCTTTCCAGCACATCTTTTTGTCGCGACTGCCCCCCTGGCGGCCCATGGGCATGTCAACCTCTCCCCGAAAGGATTGCAGAGCTTTCGCCTCCTCTCGCCGCAACAGGTAGCCTATCTGGACGTCACCGGCAGTGGCAATGAAACCTCCGCCCATTTGCTTGAAAACCAGCGCATTACCTTGATGTTTTGTGCCTTCGAGGATCCCCCTTGTATCTTGCGCCTCTACGGACGCGGGCGGGTGATTTTGCCCGCTAGCCCCGACTGGCAGAGGGTGATCCCTCAGTTTGAGGAACTTCCCGGTACCCGGCAGATCATTCTTGTGGATGTAGAGCGGGTGCAAACCTCCTGTGGCATGGAAGTACCGCTCTATGCCTTTCAAGGGCAACGACAGTCTTTGCTGGATTGGGCTGTTAACCAAGGGGAAGCCGGGATCCAAGCCTATCAACAGCGGAAAAATCAGCTCAGCATCGACGGACTCCCCACTCCGTTGTCCCTTCACCAGCCCTAG
- a CDS encoding photosystem I reaction center subunit PsaK yields the protein MMPVVAPLALTAQTSPWSPLSAVAILLCTGLSYLIFKSTSGSTAEAGPVLGMDWPEVIGVASFGHLLGVGVILGLSSMGVL from the coding sequence ATGATGCCCGTTGTTGCGCCGTTGGCTTTGACTGCCCAAACCAGCCCTTGGTCGCCCTTAAGTGCCGTGGCCATCCTTTTGTGTACAGGGCTTTCCTATTTGATCTTCAAATCCACATCGGGATCCACAGCAGAAGCCGGCCCGGTGTTGGGCATGGATTGGCCGGAGGTGATCGGTGTCGCCAGTTTCGGCCATCTGTTGGGGGTAGGGGTGATCCTGGGCCTCTCCAGCATGGGCGTACTTTGA
- a CDS encoding photosystem II reaction center protein K, which translates to MPAMMLLASLPEGYELFDPLVDLLPIIPVLFFLLAFVWQAAVGFK; encoded by the coding sequence ATGCCAGCGATGATGCTCCTAGCCAGTTTGCCGGAAGGCTACGAATTGTTTGATCCCTTGGTGGATCTGTTGCCGATCATCCCCGTTTTGTTTTTCCTGCTGGCTTTTGTCTGGCAGGCAGCTGTAGGCTTCAAATAG
- a CDS encoding DUF3611 family protein — translation MNEPMSPSVRAAVERMKSRLRLTRRFGFWFQAVLGAAALLLWVGFLIGQNTVYRDDSAGAILAFWFTLFTLLTLAAGLFFNWRYLLHADRRQVSADSLSQLDLPKQLQLVTYISLIGAFLALIGMEAQVGELLARMFSRTQANQVTGVLLLAANINVTFAHFVCLAGVLWITGTLDREP, via the coding sequence ATGAACGAGCCCATGTCGCCGTCGGTACGTGCGGCTGTTGAGCGAATGAAATCTCGGTTGCGCCTGACTCGCCGCTTTGGATTTTGGTTTCAAGCGGTTTTGGGAGCAGCGGCTTTGCTGCTTTGGGTGGGCTTTTTGATTGGCCAAAACACCGTCTATCGGGATGACTCCGCTGGGGCCATTCTCGCCTTTTGGTTCACGCTCTTTACGTTGCTGACCCTAGCAGCAGGGTTGTTCTTCAATTGGCGCTACCTTTTACATGCTGATCGACGCCAAGTTTCGGCTGATTCTCTCAGTCAGTTGGATTTGCCCAAGCAACTGCAGCTCGTCACCTACATCAGCTTAATCGGGGCTTTTTTGGCCTTAATTGGCATGGAGGCCCAGGTGGGCGAATTGCTAGCGCGCATGTTTTCCCGCACACAAGCGAATCAGGTGACGGGGGTTCTGTTGCTGGCAGCCAACATTAACGTTACCTTTGCCCATTTTGTTTGTTTGGCCGGTGTTCTCTGGATTACGGGTACCCTTGACCGCGAGCCATAA
- a CDS encoding DUF4168 domain-containing protein: protein MSGKAGKTRWIKLPVQQLAQKGLVGLIWACTWIPFLAVPLAVAQTPTPVVLADEDEQVTDEQVTIYARIVLEMEPHRQESQQRSQATDDPASKDQIRREFIRTAQEIITRHGMSVPDYNRITLLIRSPEGKALQQRIETEILRLQSEDP, encoded by the coding sequence GTGTCAGGGAAAGCGGGCAAGACAAGGTGGATAAAACTCCCAGTTCAACAACTGGCCCAAAAGGGGTTGGTGGGGTTGATCTGGGCTTGCACCTGGATCCCTTTTTTGGCAGTTCCTTTGGCGGTGGCCCAAACTCCGACACCGGTGGTTCTGGCGGATGAAGATGAACAGGTGACGGATGAACAAGTGACAATCTACGCCCGTATTGTCCTGGAAATGGAGCCTCACCGTCAGGAATCTCAACAACGTTCTCAGGCTACGGATGACCCAGCCAGCAAAGATCAGATTCGGCGAGAATTCATTCGGACGGCCCAGGAGATCATTACCCGCCACGGCATGAGTGTGCCCGACTACAACCGCATCACCCTTCTGATTCGGTCACCAGAAGGGAAAGCCTTGCAACAGCGCATCGAAACGGAAATTCTGCGTCTACAAAGTGAGGATCCCTAG